In Bradyrhizobium sp. WD16, the genomic stretch CGCTCGCCGCGGCCTTCATCCTGGTATTCGCCCGGATCGGAGCCATGGTGATGCTGCTGCCGGGCTTCGGCGAGAGCAACATCCCGGTCCGTACCAAGCTCGCCATCGCGCTGGCGCTGACGCTGATCGTCCTGCCACTGCACCGGTCGGCCTATCATGTCGATATGACCTCGCTGACGTCGCTGCTCGTCCTGATGGTGCACGAGATCATCATCGGCATCGTGCTCGGCGCCACCGCGCGGGTGACGCTGTCGGCGCTCTCGGTGGCCGGATCGCTGATTGCCCAGCAGCTCGGGCTCGGATTCGTCACCACGGTGGATCCGACCCAGGGCCAGCAGGGGGCGCTGATCGGCAATTTCCTCACCATGCTCGGCCTCACGCTGCTGTTTGCGACCGACATGCATCATCTGGTGATCGCTGCGCTCGCCGACAGCTACAAGGTGTTTGGCCCGGGCGAGGTGCTGCCGAGCGGCGACATCGCGGCGCTCGCGACCCGGGCCTTCGCCGCCGCATTCAAGATCGGCGTGCAGCTCTCGGCGCCGTTCATCGTGTTCGGGCTCGTCTTCAATGTCGGTCTTGGACTGCTGGCGCGGATGATGCCGCAGATGCAGGTCTATTTCGTCGGCGTTCCGCTCTCGATCCTCGGCGGCTTCCTGATTCTCGCGGTCGTTCTGACAACGATGATGGGCACCTTCCTGGACTATTTCGGCGAGATCATGCGTCAGCTCACGCCGTGACCGCATCGTCTGGCGAGCGTGCGGCAAATGGGGCGGTCATTCGGAGACAGGACACCTAGTGCGGCGTCTCGCAATTGCCTTTCCCCTCTGCGGCAGGCCTCGTAGGCAATTGCGAGACATAAGCCGCACTAGTGTGGTGGATCTGACGCTCGTTTCAGTATTGCAGCGAGTTCTTCGAACGCGCGTCAGATCAAAAACCACACTAGAATCATAATGATGCTAGTGTCCGCTTGTTTCCAACGTTCGTATGAGCGCCTGCTGCAATGGGATACGAACGTTGGA encodes the following:
- the fliR gene encoding flagellar biosynthetic protein FliR, translated to MRVDISLLPALAAAFILVFARIGAMVMLLPGFGESNIPVRTKLAIALALTLIVLPLHRSAYHVDMTSLTSLLVLMVHEIIIGIVLGATARVTLSALSVAGSLIAQQLGLGFVTTVDPTQGQQGALIGNFLTMLGLTLLFATDMHHLVIAALADSYKVFGPGEVLPSGDIAALATRAFAAAFKIGVQLSAPFIVFGLVFNVGLGLLARMMPQMQVYFVGVPLSILGGFLILAVVLTTMMGTFLDYFGEIMRQLTP